CAAGGTAATGGCCAGGCTGGTGGACGCAGGCACACAGACTGATCCAGTAGTTGTGCTGTCCTTGGCCCAGGCCGCCGTGCTAGGTCTCATCTCCCAGAATGAAGTGTTTGGCGCCACCATCGCACCCAATGGCTTCTACACTGGCGAACCCAAAGAGTCCCCCGCACCCCCAGTAGACGGAGTCGACTACGAGTACGCAGACCAGCTTATTGGAGCCAACGGAGATTACCTGGGAGACAACTTAGGAGAAGACGGCCAGATGCAACCCAGCTGCAGTCAGAGGAGGTGGCAGCAGGGCCCTCCCCAACACCCTGACGGAAAAATGGTCGGCCCCGATCGACACAGCATTCAAGGTGGCGATGGGTCCTCTTCCCACGTCAAAGGGGAAGGTGTGAACTCCGGGATGGCCTCATGTGTCCACATGCTGAACAATATGGCTCCTCGAGGTGGTTTAGTTCAGGTAGACCCAGCCGCCCTGAGAGCCACCAACAAGAACTGCACAGAGTGTGAGCGGGACGCCACCAACCAGCAGCAGTCCAACACACACGGgcaccctcctccctcccaggTGGGCCACAGAGGAGGGGAGCAGGCCCACAGAGGGGTGCAGGGCCAGCGTAGCATGGGGGGCCACAGTCGAAGCGGCcgggaggacgaggaggaggtggaACACCAGGCGAACAACATGATGAAGCCCACACAGCAGGAGGAAGCCATCAGCAGCTACTTCCAGACCAGCGAAGTGGGCAGCTACGACTCGGGGGAAATGGGCATGGGGGGCGACTATGAAGATAACAGCCAGGGCATGATGTGGGCAGACGGTAGTGGAGGAGGGGCAgggcagcaccagcagcaccatcaccaccagCCTCCTCGTCGACACGGCGGCCGCAGAGTGGACCGGCTAGACATTAACATCCAGATCGACGAGTCGTACTGTGTGGATGTCGGAGATGGCCTGAAACGCTGGAAGTGTCGCATGTGTGACAAATCATACACCTCCAAGTACAATCTGGTAACACACATCCTGGGCCACAATGGCATCAAGCCGCACGCCTGTCCGCACTGCGGGAAGCTCTTCAAGCAGCCTAGTCATCTTCAAACCCACCTGCTGACCCACCAAGGTACTCGGCCCCACAAGTGTACTGTCTGCAAGAAGGGCTTCACCCAGACGAGCCACCTGAAGCGACACATGTTACAGCACACTGATGTCAAGCCCTACAGCTGCCGCTTCTGTCGTCGTGGCTTTGCCTACCCCAGCGAGCTGCGGGCCCATGAGGCCAAGCACGAACGTGGCCGCTGCCACGTCTGCTCGCAGTGCGGCATGGAGTTCCCCACTTACGCCCACCTCAAACGCCACCAGACCAGCCACCAGGGCCCCCACACTTTCCAGTGCACAGAGTGCAACAAATCGTTTGCCTACCGTAGCCAGCTCCAGAACCACCTCCTGAAGCACCAGAGCCCAAGGCCTTATACCTGCTCCCAGTGCGGCCTGGAGTTTGTGCAGCTCCACCACCTACGGCAGCATTCGCTCACTCATAAGGTACTGACACCGCCGCCGGACACTTCTGCTCCCACCCAGACTCCTTGACTGCTTTAGTGACAGACACACTGTAAATATCATGTGCATAGCTCATTAGACTGTTGAGGTTTTTCTTATGTCAcgtaaaaaccaaaaaaagtgaTAGTGGTGAGcgaaaacaaacagacacaaaaaaaagacagaggcacTATCGGATCACCAAAGGGAGGCTACCACACCTCTGTTGTCCAAAGGGCCTCTCCTCAGTTCATCTTCTGTCCTTCACCCACTGAGATCTGAGTGAAGTAGACAGGTAAGAGCACACACCCTGGCAGGCATCCATCCACCGTACTGCTTCCTTTTGTGTCCTAATTTCAGATCTGTGTTCTGAATGAAAATCTCATGGCACTCAATCCAGTTTTGGAGCTCAGAGGTGTGTACAGCCAGCAAACCAATCTGTTCTAACTAAAGATATGGTCTGCACTCAGCAAAAAAACTCCTAGGCTATAAatgttgattaaaaaataagaacacAGAATGTCTAACTTAAAAGAAAATTCTTGTTATTTCTGTCTTTGACAGTTTTATCACTATTGTGGAGCACTAACCAAGCCAGATAACAGACAGTCTCTCATTTTTGATGtcactaaaagaaaaaaaaatgtggcgcTAGTCCACTGATGAATGAAGGGTTTGTGTGAAGTTTTGCATCCAAATGAGcgttttgtatttcattttatatttttagcaTTGTAGCACTAACAGGTATTGAGCAAAAATGTACACGTATTTGTGTGCAGCCACCCTAGGTGCAGTTGATGTCCCATTCATTGTCAATAGAACGAGCTCCAGGATGTGTCTCGTCAGGACCCACCCATCAAGAGATTGTGTTTGTAGTTTTAGAGGAGGCTTGTTCATGTTAATAAACCAAGACTTAACTGTAAGATCCTACAAATAACCTGAATTCTCTTCTAAGCTGTGTTTAATCtctttaatttcaaaattttctgttttaattagATATTTTTATTGCATAAGATGAAAtttgcactgcacagatgtttTGACCGCATGTTTGGAAAAGTCTTACCACCTAATCTACGCTGTGCAAATTTCATCTTCTGCACTGAAAGAAattagatgacaaaaaaaatctcagaatgAAGTATGCCTCCAAGCTACATTTTTGAGTGAATCATCTTTTTTGCTTGTCAGATCTATGCATCAGATGAAGCAAAGGAAACGAGAATTAGAATAgacatgtatgtttattttcagtgttgcacTTTGAGGTTTGGTTGCTATACATCACAAGTACGATGCATTATCATAAACTCCTCATTAGAGGTTTCATTTGAATGAAACATCTGAAATTGCACAGTTCCCCTGCCTCTTCCTTTGACGCGCGCACACATTTGCCACATGCACAGGTGAGGAAGACAGCTATGAGGATGCACAGCGATgagatttttccattttcctttttctctcttcatgaTTAGTTTGAGACCTTGATTATTGTTGTCATTCTAAAACACTTGTAATCATAGCATCCCTTGAAACTGCATTCATCTTTTCATCATTCGAATGAGGCAATTCTAAGAAACTTTCCAAGCTCCCACATTAAACCTCACTGGCACATAGATGGATCTAAATAGGAGAGTGCCGGATTTATAAGaattttagattaattaatttctaaattagaaaaaaaaaaatagcaaagcaGTTCTGATTATTTTCCTCATCTCCTACCTTGTATGGCACAGCCTCAAATAGGAATATACTGCATTTGTAAGGAGTTTTCTCGATGTAATTGCTCATTTTGAAACCACACCCATTATGGTAGCGATGAGCAGTGAGCAGGTGATACTCAGTGTGAAGAGGATGTTCTATtttgtggcttttattttgcctgtTGTTGAGCCTGCCGTCCATTCACTGCTCCCCCTGGTGGAGGAAGGAACAGACCTTTTTGTAGTGCAGACAGTGGGTGGACTGACAGGCTGCCAGGCTTGTCTGGTTATACAAACGCTGCCTCTCAGCAAGCTAGTGACCCATAattcaaaagaaatatatacaGCATTCTCATTAAGTTAAAATCCCAGTTGCTCAGTCCTAAACTGTTTCTGTTCTCGCACCCCCATTGACTACAAAGTGAGGTGTGTAAGCTGCAAAGTGGAGTGATTAGTGCACCACATGAATGCAGACACCCAGTTTAAGGATCAAGGCTGTGCTGATGTGAGTTGTTTGGACTTGAGGTCTGTTCGTTGTTGTGGCATGTGGTTGGGAATATAATAAAGCATAGAACTAGAGAGGGACTTCTTTCAGTAGTGTGGTAATCTGCTATGGCGCTATATACTTAAGATGGCTTTATGGCTTGCCTCATCAACAAGGAACTTATGCCTTCACCCTGGACGAGTGGAGATTTTACACATGAAATTACTTCAGCACATATCACACTTTTTTACTTTCAGGAGAAAATGTGAGATGAGAACAATTTGCAGTCCCCTTTGTTATATTTGGACGCCCAAATTTGCACCTGCTGGCTCTGActgatgtgttttgttctgtctggGCTCCACAGGGGATGAAAGGCCACAAGTGTGATGTGTGTTCCCGGGAGTTCACCCTGTCTGCCAACCTGAAGAGGCACATGCTCATCCACAACAGCATCCGACCCTTCCAGTGTCACGTCTGCTTCAAGAGCTTCATCCAGAAACAGACCCTCAAGACCCACATGATCGTCCACCTGCCTGTCAAACCGTTTAAATGCAAGGCAAGTAGTTGAGGTTTATCAAAACTGTCTCCTGAAAAGTATTTGGCGGACTGACATATTGGCAGATTATTAGTATTGGCTGGTCAGTTTTAAGAGGCAGTTAATGTATCGGTATTTTTAATTCTGATATTTTGCTGATTGTGGAAATTGgcgattttgtgaatttttgtgAACTATAAATTTAGGAACAGAACAAAGCTAACATGATATTTTGTTTGCGAAAAACGTACTTTTCTGAAGACAGGTCTGTTTGAAAAGCTGAACCCATTTTGTAGATGCATTTATTTTACGAAAATTTACATCCATATCAGCCATTATATGTGGGAAGATATCAGATCcatgttttttcataaatttttgCCTGAAATTAGCTGTTACGAGACATCCTAATACACATTCACCCCGTTTTGGTATTAAATGTGTTTCCGGTGATCCACAGCTGAGCCACATTGCCGTTCACACCCGTCACCATCGTGTGTTTTGGAAGTGTCTTAACTGGTCACTTGTGTTCAGATTATGTTACTGCCGACATCACTTCATTCAATATGTCCTTGCCAGGGACACATCAAGGCGTATTAGAGTTTACGCTACAAAAGATATGTGGTCAAATGTGTCCCAGACCACCTCGGCGAGTGGTTTGAGCAATCGGATCATAACGGTTCTTTGCCGTCGTTTACACCTGTATGCAgtgctgtccacttgtgatccgATCACCTGAAATGcatgttaaaaccaagtgtAAACAGGGTCAAATAAGTGCCCTAACTATCTCTTGTGTTTGTTCTCAGTCCAACTTAACTTCAGTTGAACTTGATTTAATGAGCTAGAAGGCAGCGCGTAAGAGCTCCATGATATCATAACAACAGTTTTTACATATGTAGTGATACAATAATGTATTCACAGAAAATCCCACTGATGTTATcttaaaatgaagaaatgaataCTACCATCTTTAAAAATAGGTTGGAATTTATTCATAACAACAAtttgaaaaatattgaaaagatGTTACCATAAGCAGCCAATGTCATgcagattttctttattttgttttatttatttatttttttgtccagGTGTGTGGCAAGTCTTTCAACAGAATGTACAACCTTCTGGGCCACATGCACCTCCACGCAGGCAGTAAGCCCTTCAAGTGCCCTTACTGCACCAGTAAGTTCAACCTGAAGGGGAACCTCAGCAGACATATGAAGGTCAAGCACGGAATGGACGTTTCGCCAGACGGACAAGGTGAATCCCTGTGAAAAACACTTTAACTTACTGctgcttctttttatttatttatttatttattttggttatttaatttttatttatccagggaaggtTGACTGagcatgcacaaatgcaaatgccCAGCCCCACACTCCTATACTTATACACTAATTCACCAGTTGGAGCAGCCTAGGATAATCACAGTCTTTTATATTTGGCCTCTGAATAACTTGGCTGGAGCAGTTGGGGGTTAACTGTGCCGCTCACGGGCTTTTTGACAGAAGTTGTTGGACAGGAGAAAGTTTCTTGCTTGCTTTCCCCAGCCGCATTTTCCCAGCCATTCCAGGATTCACATCAGCAACCTTTCGATCTTAATCCTGCTTCTTTAACCTCAAGGCTGCCATGGCCTCTTTCATAATGTGGaccattattttttccccagacataaTACAAGCagagcaaacatatttttttaaacaggttatTTGGCAGACAGAAATTACATAAGAAGCAGCTGCACTCCCTTAATCAGGGATGTGATTTTTCAAGGCTTTTTTTCAGGAttgcaatgtttgttttttatatgcAGGCAACTCCCTTGCTATTCCACTAGTTTGCTGAAGTTCTCctaatttttatgttttgtgattaagtctgttttatttttatagtttaACACAcaagttttaatgtgtttgcttAACTGACCTGTTGAttcttttggtcttttttgtttattaaaggaagtcatttttttttatcattccaGGAATTCCATCATCATTCCATCTTTAActgagaaatttaaaaaaaaaacctcttacTAAAAATTATGGTCAGGGACCTTTTTGGTTAATCTGCTAAAATGTGGGACGCCGTAACTCAAGGATGGGCAGTCCTGTGCCATCAGgggccaagagtctgcaggttttcatctcAACCAGACTTGCACCAgctcatttcactgattagtttcATCTGTCTGGTTGAAGATGTGCTGATCGGTGAATTTATCTTGCGttgtttggttggaatgaaaacctgcaaactCTTTACCTGTCATGAACTGATTTCTCATCCCTGCCTTAACCTCTTTAACCCCGTCGATGGCTctatcattacaaatgcatgctgcacggCTGAGCTTTGTTTAAACCTGCAGACATTTATTTGAACTTTGATTGGCagtcccaaggtttccaaagataccaaatatttGCTGTTGAATTACGgggaaatgtatataaaactattcacaagacatctagatattccATATTTGATGCCTTGTTATAGCTATAAAACAAGGGCAACAAGGGGTTTGAGTATTTTCACCCAATCAGTGTGATGTATCTTCAGTGAAGACCTGctgccagcagatacagaatatgtatgtgacactgtcatacagaaaggaagaaaatgttTCTCCTAATTTTGAAGCTACTTGAAGGTAAATTTAAGGGAGAATCAGAGTTTAAGAAGTTAACTGGTGCTAAATCTGGTCAGGAACTTTTGGTATTCACAGACATTAAGACATTCATACACATGGATCAGATGTTTactcaacatatttacactgatGACCGTAATTGACTGTGTTGACAGTAGCTGTTTAGTCAAATGAAGAAGGCAGTTTTGGGCATGTGCTTCATAagccttttattattattttccagaAGTGCTTCCAGAAATGGATGGCCAGGGGGAGTACGAAGGACAAAACTTCAACTTTACATCCCCAGACAGTATGGACAATGGTGGCTCCCAAAACCTCACTAAACTCACTACAGCGAACATGGAGGACATGGAGGAGTATTACAATTTTGGGAAGGATACGAGCAGCTACACGACACCATGAGTGGTGATGGACCAGACCAGatgggtgttttgttttgtttttttcagaggcaGAAAAGAAGAACGGCAAATTGAAAAATTGCTGCCCAGGCTTTGGGAGACACTGGGGTGGGGAGGgttactttttgttttggcctcctTCACGAGCCAGAACTGACGAACTCTGATGAGAGGCCAGGAAAGAGACGTACTTGAAAGGAGAAGTTTCAGCTCTGCTGCCGAAAGCAGAGACACTGAGACTGTCAGCATGGTCTGGAACTCCTTTTTGGGATTACTGCGCTACCGACTCAAAAACTCTCTGGCGGACAGTCAAAtctgtatgttgtgtgtatgtatcagttattaaaaaaaaaaaaaaggaaaaaagttgcAGTTGCAGAGCCCATCACAGTTCCATTTGATGTGCTAGAAAATTTGTTTACCATTTTGTCATTCGCAATGTATGCCCTTATATTTTTTACTTAAAAGTGCCAGCTAGATCCATTTGCAACTAAGCTTCCACTATGTCAACAATTTATTCACTGTATATCAAATGTTTGATACATAGCCACAACATATTCATAGGTTTGAATGCTCTTTCTAAACAATTTCTAATTGTTGTCAGTCATTCCTGCCCAACCCTCAGTCAAAACAAGCCTGtgttgcaatgttttttttttttttgttttttttttgtttttttttttcaaattttgcacAGGACATTGTGAGCCGTTATTCTGCCAGGGCACTTCCTACCAAAGTTGCTACTGTCCCATGTCGGCTGATACTAGAAAAACCACATTACCGACATGTAAAGCCCTTCCACTGTACAAATGATTCTGCaacattcagtgtgtttaccCACCAGTTTTGTTTCACATGGTGTAGCTTTACATTAATATTCTATCCCGTGTAGTGAATATACTGCTCTAGATTTGAATAATTACCCGAGTGAACAGTACGATGCACTTTTCATTGAAACCTGTCATTTTTCTGTGAAGGCTGTCTTCAGTAAGTAAGGGTGAACTCATCTGCCTCAAGGAGAAGAGCTGGGGGAAATAAGATTGCCAAATCTTCAAGGACCCCATAATGGCAATattataaaacacaaacagatatgCCTTCTCAGTTGATTTTTGTAAAACTGCAGTTTCAATGATACGGATATTTCAGTTGCCAATTGAAGAATGAGCAGTTTGTATGGAGAATCAGCagtttgggtttttgttgtttgtagtTGCAGCACTCTGTTAAATTCAGGGCTGGGTTctattcattttcagttcagttattTCTGCACCCCCCCTCCCATGTTGAATTaactgaattgaaaatgaaCTGACACTAGTCCTGCTATTCATAGTTCTGTTTTGGGGAAGACAGTCTGCTCCCCCTGTCCTGCCATGCAGGTCAGCCTTGATATGCACACTAAACCAGAGGAATGGTCTACTAGTTCTTTTTTGGAATGAGGAATATTAAACTGAGACCTCATGGAAATTGACCatgatttatttaataaagGTTCTCTAGTTTAAATGATTCAGCCTGTGTTTTAATCTGTCACTATTTTGGGGCTAATCCTCAGGGTTGGGTATTCCTCCACTATCAAATTATCTCAGTGGTTTAAGAATCCAGATTTAGATAAAACTAATTGCGGTATCATAGTAATACTCTCGTTCAACGCTCAAGGCCATAGAAATTTAATTACATATTCAATCAGTTAAAAGTGAgcaaggaaataaaatatttgaagtGAGAGTTACATGGCTACCATGGAACACATTTCGAGCTCAACAGGAATGAAACACAGTTCCAAGAAAGCAATATAAACTTCCCAGGGTGTATTTGAAAggtcatttttttgtgctgttagTGTTGAAGGAGAAGAGTTAAGCcaaaagtgaggaggagcttTTGTcaaacattaacaaaaatgtGTTACCCCTcaacaaaatgtgcacacagCTCATTTAGTGAGATTGCAGTGTTATGGAATGGATCAGCATAAAGAGAAGTGCATAAAGAGGGTGGTGTACGTTACACGCCTGGCTTCCCATCACTCACCCTattatacaatttttttttattattatttatagatTCACCTGGCAGTGTTAGTGTATTACTCAGGAGAACTTTAACAAGACACAGTATAACAGACACACTGGCTTTTCTGTGGTTATGGGATGGTCTTTGTACCCACTAGCAGAGTGCAGTACAGACCCTGTGCACCCCTGGGCTGATCCTACACTGCCTGAGATAGATGCTTTGCACTTTTATCCCACTTTTATAAGTAATAATTTCCTAAGACGTTATTGGTCAAATTGCTTAGAGATGCTACATCACCGAGCAATTTGATCAACAGTGTCTTAGGAAAGGATTCTTGTTTTCAGAATTCATGTTGCACCTTGTGTCGAACAGACACCTTTTCTAGACCAAAGGCTAATGCATGGTGATTATGCTGCCAAAGATAGTTTTATAGGTCTctattttatggctgcagatcATAAGAAGTGGTGGGAGGTTCTTCAGCACTAGGGCTTCCAGGGGACTGCTCCCCCAGGAGGAAATTTAAAAAGGAGTTAATCTAAATGCtaatttctggtaatttttgaGAGAGGCACCTTGTTCTATTTTTTCCGCTATTTTATCCATgactaggagagagagagaaggagagagaaactgGCCTATTCCCAGGTCAGTGGTTCAGGTATGAATAGCAAATCTACATCAGCACAGTCCAAACTCAAGGCTTTAGAGCTGCTGATTTAGTCTTAAgatgtaaaaacaaagcaagatctCAAACCCAGTGTCAAAAATTGCTCATTCAAGCTCATGCTGCAGAGCCAGTTTCAAATAGTATTTACAAATATGATTTGTATGGTATGTTTTGGCCTACTTTGATACTGGTATAATGTATTTTGCTACACTGGATAATATAATGAAAGCCAGGAGGTTTAGATAATCACAGAAATTTGCCTGAAAATCAATTTGGTATACCCCTTAGTGATTGGCAGCGTACCAGACATTGGCTGAACTGTGCTGATACAATATACAccattcatgttttttccaaGCAGAGTGAAACCTACACCAAGAACTATTTGCATTTACCCCATTTGACCCAGTTTTAATTTTAGTTGTGAAGATTTTAAAGTACTAGACCGGTCCGTCATTTGTACGCAGAATGCAGTATTATCGGTCAGGCACAAGGCTTATTCATCGACCATGACCATGTCGACATCTGCTGGGGATTTGGGTGTCACCACAGTGACGCCTTGCTGCAACTCCCCTCAGTTTGGGCCCTCTACTGGTGCACAGATAAACTGAATCCTGGCTCATATGATATATACCATGAGCATGCAAAACTACATGAACACACTAGTGGCTGGGGGATTTTGTGAGGCTGTGCACTAAATTACAGGATAAGATGAAACTGCATGTGACATGTACCAATACAATGAGTGTGATTTCCCTTATTTgcagaagaaagacaagaagtCATCAAGTCCCCTTTAACCTTCATTACAAATTAACAAACATACACCTGGACAATAATATTTCCATTTCTCTAACCAATGCAGTTATTGACTATCATAAGGCAGTGAGTTTTAATGCTTATCTAATTGCTTGACAAACTGGCACTGGCAGTCCAAAAGTGCTTTCTCTTCGTCTAAGGTGATGAAAGTGTGCTTTCTCTTCCgttgttaaaaataaatcagcgaTACAGCCCTGAACACACCGTTGCTGaagtgaaacaacaacctgacactAAACTAAAGAAGACAACTGCATGTGCAATTATTATTCAGTGATTAGCTGTCgtcatctcttttttttaggACTGCACAGGCAGTGCAACTGTAcataaaacatgacattaatatattgtatatattaatATTGCAGTTTGTGCATACTGTATTTCCTTAAGTTGTCTTCTaatcaaatatgaaaaatttcTTGTCACTTCTTTAAAATGACCGTTGTAACTTAAAAACAGTAGCAATAATATTGATTGACACATTATAGATTGTGTGGTACAAAAATGGAACCTTGGCAAtaggagaggcagacaggtacAAAGACAGCATGAAAATGAGCTGTCCAAATACTGCAATGGCACAAATAGAAAGTTCCTTCAAGATTGTTTCATACAAACAAGAGGGTAAAAATGTGCTAAAAAAATGTGGACGGGAGGAAATGGTCATCTCAAAGCTGGGCAGTGTATCTGCTGCTTGTTCCTCATTTCCCCAGAGCTTTGTCCAGGTTGGTCTTGATGGCATCCAGGAAGTCTGACGTGTTCACATAATGTTCATTCAGCTTGCAGCTGCCAAGTCAAGAGCACAAGGTTTATTATTTTTGGTGGATGACTACGTATGTGATTAAATTCTGCCTATATCAAGCCATCATGGAAAGAATGCAACACACATGCGACAAACAATAAGTGTGAATGCATGTCAGAACTCACTTGGCCAAGCCGTGGATGCAGCCTGCAAGGTCCTTGGTCATCACACCGTTTTCCACCGTCTCCACACAGACCTTTTCTAAAGTCTGGGAGAACCTGGAGGGCAACATAGCACAATCGGTGACATGTAATCTCAAATATATCCAAAATATGAACTGTAACTCAATAAAACTAAAGAATGTGCTTATCATCTGATGACACTAGCAAATCAGACATTACTTTATCAAATCAGGGTTTCCATCCAGTTTGCCTCTGTGCTCCAGCCCCCTGGTCCAGGCAAAGATGCTGGCAATGGGGTTGGTACTGGTTGGTCTTCCCTGTCATGCAAAGACAGAATAAAAGTTAGTTATTCAAAACACAACTTATATTGTGGTTGCATCACATTATGGTCTATTGGAGAAATCTGATCCTTGTCTACGATGGATTTCTCCATGTATTGGTGGTTGAACGTCAGTCCAAAACAGTGAGTATAGAAAGAAGACCT
This DNA window, taken from Myripristis murdjan chromosome 3, fMyrMur1.1, whole genome shotgun sequence, encodes the following:
- the znf710b gene encoding zinc finger protein 710 isoform X2 translates to MARLVDAGTQTDPVVVLSLAQAAVLGLISQNEVFGATIAPNGFYTGEPKESPAPPVDGVDYEYADQLIGANGDYLGDNLGEDGQMQPSCSQRRWQQGPPQHPDGKMVGPDRHSIQGGDGSSSHVKGEGVNSGMASCVHMLNNMAPRGGLVQVDPAALRATNKNCTECERDATNQQQSNTHGHPPPSQVGHRGGEQAHRGVQGQRSMGGHSRSGREDEEEVEHQANNMMKPTQQEEAISSYFQTSEVGSYDSGEMGMGGDYEDNSQGMMWADGSGGGAGQHQQHHHHQPPRRHGGRRVDRLDINIQIDESYCVDVGDGLKRWKCRMCDKSYTSKYNLVTHILGHNGIKPHACPHCGKLFKQPSHLQTHLLTHQGTRPHKCTVCKKGFTQTSHLKRHMLQHTDVKPYSCRFCRRGFAYPSELRAHEAKHERGRCHVCSQCGMEFPTYAHLKRHQTSHQGPHTFQCTECNKSFAYRSQLQNHLLKHQSPRPYTCSQCGLEFVQLHHLRQHSLTHKGMKGHKCDVCSREFTLSANLKRHMLIHNSIRPFQCHVCFKSFIQKQTLKTHMIVHLPVKPFKCKVCGKSFNRMYNLLGHMHLHAGSKPFKCPYCTSKFNLKGNLSRHMKVKHGMDVSPDGQEVLPEMDGQGEYEGQNFNFTSPDSMDNGGSQNLTKLTTANMEDMEEYYNFGKDTSSYTTP
- the znf710b gene encoding zinc finger protein 710 isoform X1 → MRSLKHLKPHSRRSVEEASRRLGRCEPKVMARLVDAGTQTDPVVVLSLAQAAVLGLISQNEVFGATIAPNGFYTGEPKESPAPPVDGVDYEYADQLIGANGDYLGDNLGEDGQMQPSCSQRRWQQGPPQHPDGKMVGPDRHSIQGGDGSSSHVKGEGVNSGMASCVHMLNNMAPRGGLVQVDPAALRATNKNCTECERDATNQQQSNTHGHPPPSQVGHRGGEQAHRGVQGQRSMGGHSRSGREDEEEVEHQANNMMKPTQQEEAISSYFQTSEVGSYDSGEMGMGGDYEDNSQGMMWADGSGGGAGQHQQHHHHQPPRRHGGRRVDRLDINIQIDESYCVDVGDGLKRWKCRMCDKSYTSKYNLVTHILGHNGIKPHACPHCGKLFKQPSHLQTHLLTHQGTRPHKCTVCKKGFTQTSHLKRHMLQHTDVKPYSCRFCRRGFAYPSELRAHEAKHERGRCHVCSQCGMEFPTYAHLKRHQTSHQGPHTFQCTECNKSFAYRSQLQNHLLKHQSPRPYTCSQCGLEFVQLHHLRQHSLTHKGMKGHKCDVCSREFTLSANLKRHMLIHNSIRPFQCHVCFKSFIQKQTLKTHMIVHLPVKPFKCKVCGKSFNRMYNLLGHMHLHAGSKPFKCPYCTSKFNLKGNLSRHMKVKHGMDVSPDGQEVLPEMDGQGEYEGQNFNFTSPDSMDNGGSQNLTKLTTANMEDMEEYYNFGKDTSSYTTP